Genomic window (Pseudomonadota bacterium):
TTCCTATTGTTTATTGTAAATCTTAAGCCAACCTTTATACCAGCCTTCTTTGAATGCCTGATTCCGGAAAGCGCCTTTTCATACGCTCCCTTCATGCCCCTGAAGGCGTCATTGACATCGCCAATACCATCAAGGCTCACACCGATATATGAGAGGGAGAAATCTGAGAAAATCCGTGCCTTCTTCTCTGTTATAAGCGTTCCATTTGTGGATATAACGGCCCTTATCCCCTTTTTCACTGCATAGTCAATAAGGGTAGAAAGGTCTTCCCTCAGTAACGGTTCCCCTCCGGAGAAGAGTATGACAGGAACGCCAAAGTCAGTTAGGTCATCAATAAGCCTTTTCCCTTCCTCTGTGGAAAGCTCTTTGCCCTTATATCCCT
Coding sequences:
- a CDS encoding radical SAM protein, coding for MIGISKLYCGAVEASDPLRYGRDSKQLPSHLLQFSKDKKPVVVWNMTKRCNLKCVHCYAFAEGEGYKGKELSTEEGKRLIDDLTDFGVPVILFSGGEPLLREDLSTLIDYAVKKGIRAVISTNGTLITEKKARIFSDFSLSYIGVSLDGIGDVNDAFRGMKGAYEKALSGIRHSKKAGIKVGLRFTINNRNYKEIPKIFDLVEKEGIERVCFYHLVYAGRGSGLIDEDLTHEETRRVVDYIMDRT